In Physeter macrocephalus isolate SW-GA chromosome 2, ASM283717v5, whole genome shotgun sequence, a single window of DNA contains:
- the LOC102989936 gene encoding LOW QUALITY PROTEIN: HIV Tat-specific factor 1-like (The sequence of the model RefSeq protein was modified relative to this genomic sequence to represent the inferred CDS: inserted 1 base in 1 codon) produces MSGNNLDENKEFDEQLRMQEMYGGPEDSDTEKDPGGENDSFRQQPTDTPYKWDLDKKAWFPKITEDFIATYQANYGFSNDGASSSTANVQDVSARTAEEPPQRKSPEPSDTKKRGEKRKSESGWFHIEEDRNTNIYVSGLPPDITVDEFTQLMSKFGIIMRDPQTEEFKVKLYKDNQGNLKGDGLCCYLKRESVDLALKLLDDDEIRGYKLHVEVAKFQLKGEYDASKKKKKCKDYKKKLSMQQKQLDWRPERRAGPSQMRHERVVIIRNMFHPMDFEDDSLVLNEIREDLWVECSKFGQVRKLLLFDRHPDGVASVSFRDPEEADYCIQTLNGRWFGGHQITAQVWDGTTDYKVEETTRERXERFRGWEVFLNTPKANRGLQCSDSVWAPERVGPSRVRHFSEHPCTSQTNVQEAATEMALEEPIDEKKFEKTEDGGELEEAASEKDAKESGPEKEAEEGCPHKESEESCLKREFEEGCPKREHEDFPNRESGECIPEKEHEEGSPKKESKENGAEGEPQKKRPKTDPDENGLEQEPEEEASPQKAAEDGSSEQGSEECSEKQFEDDSEKELEENGLEKGFEEEGSEKEFNENIPEKEIEENNSEKSEFEDDTSGKMFDEEGSEKEFDEESDEKEEEEDVYEKVFDDESDEKEDEEDAEEKGLEDVDEKDEEDDADEKVFEDSAGKEDEEDVDVKEDEDTDEKMFEDDDSNE; encoded by the exons ATGAGTGGCAACAACTTGGATGAGAACAAGGAGTTTGATGAGCAGTTGCGAATGCAAGAAATGTACGGAGGCCCTGAGGACAGCGACACCGAGAAAGATCCCGGTGGAGAAAACGATTCTTTCCGGCAGCAGCCGACTGACACCCCATACAAGTGGGACCTGGACAAGAAGGCTTGGTTCCCCAAGATCACTGAAGATTTTATTGCTACATATCAGGCCAATTATGGCTTTTCTAACGATGGTGCGTCTAGTTCTACTGCGAATGTCCAAGATGTCAGTGCTAGGACTGCAGAGGAACCTCCACAAAGAAAATCCCCTGAACCCAGTGATACcaaaaagaggggagaaaagagaaagagtgaaTCAGGATGGTTTCATattgaagaagacagaaacacaaacatTTATGTTTCAGGTTTGCCTCCAGATATTACAGTGGATGAATTTACACAACTCATGTCCAAGTTTGGCATTATTATGAGAGATCCTCAAACAGAAGAATTTAAGGTCAAGCTTTACAAAGATAATCAAGGAAATCTTAAAGGAGATGGACTTTGCTGTTATTTGAAGAGAGAATCTGTGGATCTCGCATTAAAACTTTTGGATGACGATGAAATTAGAGGCTACAAATTACATGTGGAGGTGGCAAAGTTTCAACTGAAAGGGGAATACGATgcctcaaagaagaaaaagaagtgcaAAGACTACAAGAAAAAGCTGTctatgcaacaaaagcagttggATTGGAGACCTGAGAGAAGAGCTGGCCCGTCCCAAATGCGCCACGAGCGAGTTGTCATCATCAGAAATATGTTTCATCCTATGGATTTTGAGGATGATTCACTGGTGCTGAACGAGATCAGAGAAGACCTTTGGGTGGAATGTTCGAAGTTTGGACAAGTTAGGAAGCTCCTCCTCTTTGACAGACACCCTGATGGTGTGGCCTCTGTGTCCTTTAGGGATCCGGAGGAAGCTGATTATTGTATTCAGACCCTCAATGGAAGGTGGTTTGGTGGCCATCAAATCACTGCCCAAGTGTGGGATGGGACTACAGATTATAAGGTGGAGGAGACcacaagagaaa gagaaaggttTAGAGGATGGGAGGTTTTCCTCAACACTCCCAAAGCCAACAGAGGTCTTCAGTGTTCAGATTCCGTCTGGGCTCCAGAAAGGGTGGGGCCTTCTAGAGTTAGGCATTTTTCAGAGCACCCTTGCACATCTCAAACGAATGTTCAAGAAGCCGCAACTGAAATGGCACTTGAAGAACCTATAGAtgaaaagaagtttgaaaaaacAGAAGATGGGGGAGAACTTGAAGAAGCTGCTTCTGAAAAAGATGCTAAAGAAAGTGGCCCTGAAAAAGAGGCTGAAGAAGGCTGTCCCCATAAAGAATCTGAAGAGAGCTGCCTCAAAAGAGAGTTTGAGGAAGGCTGTCCCAAAAGAGAGCATGAAGACTTCCCCAACAGAGAGTCTGGAGAATGCATCCCCGAGAAAGAGCATGAAGAGGGTAGTCCTAAAAAAGAGTCGAAAGAGAATGGTGCAGAAGGAGAGCCCCAAAAGAAGAGACCCAAAACAGATCCTGATGAGAACGGCCTTGAGCAGGAGCCTGAGGAGGAAGCCAGCCCCCAGAAGGCAGCTGAAGATGGCAGCTCGGAACAAGGGTCTGAAGAGTGCTCGGAAAAGCAGTTTGAAGACGACTCCGAAAAAGAGTTAGAAGAAAACGGCCTTGAGAAAGGTTTTGAGGAAGAGGGCTCTGAGAAGGaatttaatgaaaacattcctGAAAAAGAGATAGAAGAAAATAACTCTGAAAAATCAGAATTTGAAGATGACACCTCTGGGAAAATGTTTGATGAAGAAGGCTCTGAGAAGGAGTTTGATGAAGAGTcagatgagaaggaagaagaggaagatgtgTATGAAAAAGTATTTGACGATGAGTCGGATGAAAAAGAGGACGAAGAAGATGCAGAAGAAAAGGGGCTGGAAGATGTTGATGAAAAGGACGAAGAAGACGATGCAGATGAAAAGGTGTTTGAAGATTCAGCTGGAAAAGAAGATGAGGAAGATGTAGATGTAAAGGAAGATGAAGATACAGATGAAAAGATGTTCGAAGATGACGATTCCAACGAGTAG